From the genome of Streptococcus oralis:
TTTGGTATATAGAGATTGTAGATATACTCATTTTTCCCTTCTTCATTAAAGAAATAATAAACTCCTCCTCCATCAGAAGCAAGATTTATACCAATATAAAGATTATCCCAGGCTACTGGTATTGCTTCATTGACGCTCTGTGCGATTTCACGAATTTTTTCTTTAATTTGTTTTTCCATATGTTCCTCCGATTTAGATGTATTTTCCCCGTCTCTAGTATCCTTTATCTGTGAATGGTACCGCTTCTTACTGATAGGTTACCATCATAAAAACGAGAAGCAAGACAAACAAGGCTAGGCTAATCAAGAGGGTTACCATTTTTACCAAGCGCTTGTTCTGCCAGTAGCCTGGTTTTCCGATATTGCTGGTCGCATCCATGGAAAAGAGTTGGCTTTGGCGAGGTTGAATGAGAACCAGGACAATCAAGGCGACGGCTAGGATTATTCCTATAATCATCAAAACTTCCATCATTTTCACCTCAAGATTCCTAATAATGTAAAGATCAGGGTAAGAAGGATGAGCAAACCGAGTAAAATGGAGAAGGTTTTACTGATTTTTTCTCCTCGGGTAGGCTTTTCTTTCTTAAGCGCTCCTTGCTTTAACTCTTCCATGCGTCCTTCGACATCCTTGTAAAATAAATCTTTTTTAGTCATGTCCTTCCCCTATTATCCTTTTCATCCTCTCTTGGTAAGTAGCCAAGTCCACATAGTTAGCATGACGACCTTGATGTCCAAGGGCATGGCCCATCTTATCAAGACTGCTGAGAGCTTCTTGAATCTTCGCAATCATGTCTCCAACAGCCTGCACATCAAAGAGGTGTTCTGGAGCTGTGTAAGGTCTGTTATGAACTGTCTGGTCAAAGGCTAGGATGAGCATATTGTGCTCGAAGGCTTGACGGACAGCATCCAAAAGCTCGTTTCTGTAATTGATATCTAGATAGAGATCGGACAGCTGGTAGAGTTCTCGAATCTTTTGCGGACTGGCGTTTTGATAGAGAACGACATTGGGATAGGAAAGCAAGGTCAGCAACTTGGACGACATTTCAGTCACTGCCGCGATTCGGACGGTCACCATTGGCAAGGACTCAATCAGGGTTTCGATATGTTCGATCTGATCCGAGTTGGTAACGATCAAGGCATCTGGTCGAACGAAGTTTTCTCTTTTGAACTGATAATGATAACCTAGATGGACAAACTTGTCATGATAGGCTGGATTGGCCAAGGCCAAGGCTTGTTCATAGGTAGCCTTATCTGGTATGAGGATCTGCTTGGCTCTCAGCCCCTCTTGCTCCAGTAGCAACTGCATATTCCCAGGAAGACAATCACCTAGCGGTTCTTGCCAGACTAAGATATCCTGTCCAGTCTTGTCTGGATAATGGTATGAGACCAAGAAAGAAGTAGCTAGAGTGTTAAAGAGAAGATGGCTAGTGTCGATTCCCAAGTCTTGCAAAAAGAAAATCGTGAATTCCACTCGATTTTTAAAATGGCGCAGGGCTTGTCCGGCCAAGGTTAGGAGGATATCACCTGTCACATAATTTTCCAGGACAATTTCCTGTCCCTTTGCATCCTGGTACTTGGTCAAGATAGCCTGTCCATCTGCACTATAAGTGGTCTTGGCAAAGCAGGCTCCGCATCGGTTATAGTGGTCTGCTTGGTAGATGCGACCGGATAGGTCCTTCCAGTCGACCTGCTTGACCAGACGGGCCTGAGGAGCATCCATATAGTGAATCACGCCCCTCTCCCGAGAATCCTCTAGGATATGCGCCGACTGGTTATTGCCCGCAATCTCCCAAAATTCAGGTACGGCTACTTGGTTGAAATAAAGAGCTTTTCCCGACTCGTAACCTAGATAGTAGGTAAAGGGAGAAAGAATCCCATCTGGGAGAAAGCCATCTGGCTCGATCACAACTGTAACATGAGACAGACCAGCAGCTTCTAGACTTTCATGCAAATCTCGGCTTTCCTGGCCATAACGATCAAATAGTTGAATCATGCAGGACCTCCTCTATCGTTTTCTTCCACTTGTCCCTCACTTTGTCTGTTAAAAATCCTCTAGCTAGGTCATAAGATGCTGTTCGCATAGCTGGCAAATGATTTTCCTGATAGAGCTGGCAGATCTTTTCCGCAAAGGCACTTTTAATCGCCGTTTCAACATGGTCATCCGAACT
Proteins encoded in this window:
- the asp5 gene encoding accessory Sec system protein Asp5, translating into MMEVLMIIGIILAVALIVLVLIQPRQSQLFSMDATSNIGKPGYWQNKRLVKMVTLLISLALFVLLLVFMMVTYQ
- the asp4 gene encoding accessory Sec system protein Asp4, which codes for MTKKDLFYKDVEGRMEELKQGALKKEKPTRGEKISKTFSILLGLLILLTLIFTLLGILR
- the gtfB gene encoding accessory Sec system glycosylation chaperone GtfB, with the translated sequence MIQLFDRYGQESRDLHESLEAAGLSHVTVVIEPDGFLPDGILSPFTYYLGYESGKALYFNQVAVPEFWEIAGNNQSAHILEDSRERGVIHYMDAPQARLVKQVDWKDLSGRIYQADHYNRCGACFAKTTYSADGQAILTKYQDAKGQEIVLENYVTGDILLTLAGQALRHFKNRVEFTIFFLQDLGIDTSHLLFNTLATSFLVSYHYPDKTGQDILVWQEPLGDCLPGNMQLLLEQEGLRAKQILIPDKATYEQALALANPAYHDKFVHLGYHYQFKRENFVRPDALIVTNSDQIEHIETLIESLPMVTVRIAAVTEMSSKLLTLLSYPNVVLYQNASPQKIRELYQLSDLYLDINYRNELLDAVRQAFEHNMLILAFDQTVHNRPYTAPEHLFDVQAVGDMIAKIQEALSSLDKMGHALGHQGRHANYVDLATYQERMKRIIGEGHD